In Thalassotalea fonticola, a single genomic region encodes these proteins:
- the nrdD gene encoding anaerobic ribonucleoside-triphosphate reductase — MLRLSEEQINNKTAYIEEYFAAKNAADGSKMDANANVTQKNIATLEAELLKDCYVQINRSLVKNKISEIFDADLAAEYQRQIEDHEIYVHDETSIKPYCTSISMYPFLLDGLTKLGGESKAPQHIESFCGSFVNLIFAISAQFAGAVASVEFLTYFDYFARKEFGDDYLDTHSKAIENHLQHVVYALNQPAAARGYQSVFWNISIFDQFYFQSMFEDFVFPDFSKPSWQSVDKLQNFFLTWINSEREKAVLTFPVITAAMLTENGECKDKDFAYNLAKEKAMGNSFFMYLSDSPDSLASCCRLRNEITDNTFSFTLGAGGVATGSINVITMNMNRLVQDGRDLKTEIEKIQKYQVAYRKIMEDYLAQGALSVYDAGFITLDKQFLTIGINGMAEAAEYKGITVSNNQEYKDFVSKHLQVIFKANQDAKKQYGYMFNTEFVPAENLGVKNAKWDAKDGYLTKRDCYNSYFYLVEDESSNHLDKFVLHGKEINQYLDGGSALHLNLDESLSAEAYVKLFNVAAKTGCNYFCVNVKITICNECEHIDKRTLHYCDSCGSEDVDYGTRVIGYLKRVSSFSNDRQKEHGLRHYQRLQSERIYQEKMNRQQVQEQSNLELI; from the coding sequence ATGTTGCGGCTTAGCGAAGAACAAATTAATAATAAAACAGCTTACATTGAAGAATATTTTGCAGCAAAAAACGCTGCAGATGGATCTAAAATGGATGCCAATGCCAATGTAACACAAAAGAATATTGCTACCTTGGAAGCGGAGTTGCTTAAAGATTGCTATGTGCAAATTAACCGCTCATTGGTAAAAAACAAAATCAGTGAAATTTTTGATGCTGATTTAGCCGCTGAATATCAACGTCAAATTGAAGATCATGAAATTTATGTTCATGACGAGACCAGTATTAAACCGTATTGTACATCAATTAGCATGTACCCATTTTTACTTGATGGTTTAACCAAGCTTGGCGGAGAGTCGAAAGCACCACAACATATAGAATCGTTTTGTGGTTCGTTTGTTAATTTGATTTTTGCCATATCAGCACAGTTTGCAGGGGCTGTCGCCTCGGTAGAGTTTTTAACTTACTTTGATTATTTTGCCCGTAAAGAGTTTGGTGATGACTACCTGGATACTCATAGCAAAGCAATTGAAAACCATTTACAACATGTTGTTTACGCGTTGAATCAACCGGCAGCAGCGCGTGGATATCAGAGCGTATTTTGGAATATTTCAATTTTTGATCAGTTTTACTTTCAATCAATGTTTGAAGATTTTGTTTTCCCTGATTTTTCCAAACCAAGTTGGCAAAGTGTTGATAAACTGCAAAATTTCTTTTTGACCTGGATAAACAGTGAACGCGAAAAAGCGGTTCTCACCTTCCCAGTAATCACTGCAGCCATGCTTACTGAAAATGGTGAGTGTAAAGATAAAGATTTTGCCTATAACTTAGCGAAAGAAAAAGCCATGGGTAATTCATTTTTTATGTATTTATCAGATAGTCCAGATTCCTTAGCATCTTGCTGCCGCTTACGTAACGAAATTACTGATAATACCTTTTCATTTACTTTAGGCGCTGGTGGTGTAGCCACGGGCTCAATAAACGTAATTACGATGAATATGAATCGCTTGGTACAAGATGGACGAGACTTAAAAACCGAGATTGAAAAAATTCAAAAATACCAAGTTGCCTATCGAAAAATAATGGAAGACTACTTGGCCCAAGGCGCTTTAAGTGTTTACGATGCCGGTTTTATTACCTTAGATAAGCAGTTTTTAACCATTGGCATTAATGGTATGGCCGAAGCAGCAGAATATAAAGGTATTACGGTTAGTAACAACCAAGAATACAAAGACTTTGTCAGCAAACATTTGCAGGTAATTTTTAAAGCCAATCAGGATGCTAAAAAGCAATATGGTTATATGTTTAATACTGAATTTGTGCCAGCAGAAAATCTTGGGGTGAAAAACGCTAAATGGGATGCTAAAGACGGTTATCTCACCAAACGTGACTGCTACAACTCATACTTTTATTTGGTTGAAGATGAAAGCAGTAATCATTTAGATAAATTTGTACTGCATGGTAAAGAGATCAATCAATATCTGGATGGCGGCTCTGCCCTGCATCTAAACTTAGACGAAAGCTTGTCAGCCGAGGCTTACGTAAAACTGTTTAATGTAGCGGCTAAAACCGGCTGTAATTATTTTTGTGTGAACGTGAAGATCACCATTTGTAATGAATGCGAACATATTGATAAACGAACTCTGCATTACTGTGACTCTTGTGGCAGTGAAGATGTTGATTATGGCACAAGAGTGATCGGCTATCTAAAACGGGTCTCTTCTTTCTCAAATGACAGGCAAAAAGAACACGGTTTGCGTCATTATCAACGTTTACAAAGCGAGCGCATTTACCAAGAAAAAATGAATCGTCAACAAGTACAAGAGCAGTCTAATTTAGAATTGATTTAG
- the pyrD gene encoding quinone-dependent dihydroorotate dehydrogenase — MLYSIARNLLFKLSAEQAHELTINMLKLPASFALKGLYGAQVKNKPVEVMGITFPNPVGLAAGLDKNGECINGFGAMGFGFVEIGTVTPRPQPGNPKPRIFRLPEANAIINRMGFNNHGVDYLVNQVKKANFKGVLGINIGKNKDTPEENAKDDYIFCMRKVYEHATYITVNISSPNTPGLRDLQYGDALNNLLSALKAEQTALAAKHGKYVPITVKIAPDSTAEEIAGIAECLLANEIDGVIATNTTLSREGVENLEFGSEMGGLSGVPVQDKSTVVIKLLAKELDGKMPIIGVGGINSAEAAQEKLAAGASLVQVYTGFIYEGPKLIKDIVDSI, encoded by the coding sequence ATGCTTTATTCTATTGCCCGTAATTTATTGTTCAAACTTAGTGCTGAACAAGCCCATGAACTAACTATTAACATGCTGAAACTGCCTGCATCTTTTGCTCTTAAAGGATTGTATGGTGCCCAGGTTAAAAATAAACCTGTAGAAGTCATGGGCATAACATTTCCAAATCCGGTTGGGTTAGCTGCGGGTTTAGATAAAAATGGTGAATGTATTAATGGTTTTGGTGCCATGGGCTTTGGCTTTGTAGAAATAGGTACGGTTACACCGCGTCCACAACCGGGTAACCCTAAGCCGCGAATTTTCCGTTTACCAGAAGCAAACGCAATTATTAACCGTATGGGCTTTAATAATCACGGTGTTGATTATTTAGTAAATCAAGTAAAAAAAGCTAATTTCAAAGGCGTACTTGGGATTAACATCGGGAAAAACAAAGATACGCCTGAAGAAAATGCCAAGGATGATTATATTTTTTGTATGCGTAAGGTCTATGAGCATGCAACTTATATTACGGTAAATATTTCATCGCCTAATACACCCGGCTTACGAGATTTACAGTACGGAGATGCTCTTAATAACCTTTTAAGCGCGTTAAAAGCAGAACAAACGGCACTTGCTGCTAAACATGGTAAATACGTACCAATAACCGTTAAAATTGCGCCTGATTCAACCGCTGAAGAAATAGCTGGTATTGCCGAATGTTTATTAGCGAATGAAATTGATGGTGTTATCGCAACAAACACAACGTTAAGTCGTGAAGGCGTAGAAAACCTGGAATTTGGCAGTGAAATGGGCGGTTTAAGCGGCGTACCTGTACAAGATAAAAGTACTGTCGTTATCAAACTGCTAGCGAAAGAGCTTGATGGCAAAATGCCAATCATAGGGGTTGGTGGTATTAACAGCGCCGAAGCAGCGCAAGAAAAATTAGCCGCAGGGGCAAGTTTAGTACAAGTGTATACCGGCTTCATTTACGAAGGCCCGAAACTTATCAAAGATATCGTCGACTCAATTTAA
- a CDS encoding exonuclease SbcCD subunit D produces MRFIHTSDWHIGRLFQNISLLDDQLFVLKQIKQYAKDYKIDALVVSGDIFDRSVPPSDAVDALNQFIKSIEILAIPIIMISGNHDSAKRLRFGAQQMQKAGLHILADLNDIEQGIVINSETGPVTFYGIPYHDPVEVREAFNTAEQGIEIKSYDQAHTFAAKKILTHKAANYPKQPAVLLSHCFIDGASESDSERPLSIGGADRVSWQPLTEFDYVALGHLHAPQFKGEQHIRYSGSLLKYSFSEYKQNKGVTLVEMDAKGLVSHLHLPLTARHDLRVIEGTLEELIAKGQASLGNSETANEDYLLAKLTDTQVILDPMGRLRAVYPNVLQIERTNFELQSGSKLSQNTTLSSANQRSEEEVFTDFFSQVMNTELSKEQIAILQSTITDARANMEGE; encoded by the coding sequence ATGCGTTTTATCCATACTTCAGACTGGCACATCGGCCGGCTATTTCAAAACATCTCATTACTTGACGATCAACTGTTTGTATTAAAACAAATTAAGCAGTACGCCAAAGATTACAAAATAGACGCTTTAGTGGTATCCGGAGACATTTTTGATCGCTCAGTTCCACCAAGCGATGCGGTTGATGCTTTAAACCAGTTTATTAAAAGTATAGAAATTTTAGCTATTCCCATCATTATGATCAGCGGTAATCATGACAGTGCCAAGCGCTTACGTTTTGGTGCCCAGCAAATGCAAAAGGCTGGTTTGCATATCCTCGCTGATTTAAATGATATTGAGCAAGGCATAGTGATAAACAGCGAAACCGGGCCGGTTACATTTTACGGCATCCCGTATCATGATCCGGTGGAAGTACGCGAAGCGTTCAACACAGCTGAGCAGGGGATAGAAATTAAATCCTACGATCAAGCCCATACCTTTGCTGCCAAAAAAATATTAACTCACAAGGCGGCTAATTATCCAAAGCAACCCGCGGTGTTGCTTAGTCATTGCTTTATTGATGGCGCCAGTGAATCTGACTCGGAAAGACCTTTATCAATAGGCGGAGCCGATAGAGTGTCGTGGCAACCATTAACCGAGTTTGATTACGTTGCTTTAGGTCATTTACATGCACCTCAGTTCAAAGGTGAGCAGCATATTCGATATTCTGGATCATTACTTAAATACTCTTTTTCTGAATATAAGCAGAATAAGGGCGTGACTTTGGTTGAAATGGACGCTAAAGGCTTAGTGTCACACCTGCACTTACCATTAACGGCTAGGCATGATTTACGTGTTATTGAAGGCACATTGGAAGAGTTAATTGCCAAGGGCCAAGCGAGTCTAGGTAACAGTGAAACAGCGAATGAAGATTATTTATTGGCAAAGCTTACTGACACGCAGGTGATCTTAGACCCTATGGGCCGACTGCGAGCGGTATACCCGAATGTATTGCAAATAGAACGGACTAACTTTGAGCTGCAAAGTGGTAGTAAATTAAGCCAAAATACCACATTGTCTAGCGCAAATCAGCGCAGTGAAGAAGAAGTATTTACTGATTTTTTTAGCCAAGTAATGAATACTGAGTTATCAAAAGAGCAAATTGCAATATTGCAATCAACTATTACCGATGCCCGAGCTAATATGGAGGGTGAGTAA
- a CDS encoding DUF2235 domain-containing protein: MQRLIICFDGTWNNPEQEENGVTTPTNVYRLKNSINVTTTKSKITQKVFYHPGVGGEEIGFVDELLGGALGFGINSHISSAYHWLGLNYAEGDEVYLFGFSRGAFSARSLAGFLGKGLLNLKDISAKQSWQRVDKAFVSGYKNKLPQNSWAKTDWQFFHDKGPVPITFLGVWDTVGALGIPDDLEIINLFDRKETWQFHDTKLAEHIKHARHAMAMDEKRTSFTVTRWSNAEEHSDAIELWFPGVHSDVGGGYQDSDLSNGALKWMIQQSSGFGLEYRQDIEQIISDSAVGVLHNSFKGAFSKLRSRPRNIPALIKANSSLFHDSAFIRQRISPIEHEPYYPSQILAKNESITIQVFAKCRWNKTSVYLEQGNEYVFDAYGEWQDGVESCDWLGTEHNKQRTTGDLIRATSSFLGKFESLIKRFSKNVSTDFFGSKRVENKPWFALIGAIANDSGQTHKGFTFKHSNDYQQVVKHDGSAIPHQYLQLADHQKNRPLLINHPGYLYCFANDAWSFYENNKGYIELTITRVK, translated from the coding sequence ATGCAGCGATTGATTATTTGTTTTGATGGTACTTGGAATAATCCTGAGCAAGAAGAAAATGGCGTCACCACACCAACTAATGTTTATCGTTTAAAAAACTCTATAAATGTCACAACAACAAAATCGAAGATTACGCAAAAGGTATTTTATCATCCTGGGGTTGGCGGTGAAGAAATTGGTTTTGTTGATGAGTTGCTGGGCGGGGCCCTTGGGTTTGGTATCAATAGTCATATCTCTAGTGCCTATCACTGGTTAGGTTTAAATTACGCTGAAGGTGATGAGGTTTACTTATTTGGTTTTTCTCGAGGCGCATTTTCAGCAAGGAGTTTAGCTGGTTTTCTAGGCAAAGGTTTATTGAACCTCAAAGATATTTCAGCTAAGCAAAGTTGGCAAAGAGTCGATAAAGCTTTTGTCAGTGGCTATAAGAACAAGCTCCCACAAAATAGTTGGGCAAAGACTGATTGGCAGTTTTTCCATGATAAAGGACCTGTTCCCATTACGTTCTTAGGTGTCTGGGATACGGTAGGAGCCCTTGGAATCCCTGATGATTTAGAGATCATAAATTTATTCGATCGTAAAGAAACCTGGCAATTTCATGACACTAAATTAGCAGAGCATATTAAACATGCACGCCATGCTATGGCTATGGATGAAAAACGTACCAGTTTTACTGTTACTCGTTGGAGCAATGCTGAAGAACACTCTGACGCCATTGAATTATGGTTTCCTGGCGTACATTCAGATGTAGGTGGCGGTTATCAAGACAGTGATTTATCAAACGGTGCGCTTAAATGGATGATCCAGCAAAGCAGCGGTTTTGGCCTGGAGTATCGACAAGATATTGAGCAGATAATTTCGGACAGTGCTGTTGGCGTTTTACATAACTCTTTTAAGGGAGCATTTTCTAAATTACGCTCTCGACCAAGAAATATACCGGCGTTAATTAAAGCCAATTCTTCGCTCTTTCATGATAGCGCCTTTATTCGTCAGCGCATATCACCAATAGAGCATGAGCCTTATTATCCCTCGCAAATATTAGCGAAAAATGAAAGTATAACGATACAAGTATTTGCTAAATGTCGTTGGAACAAGACATCAGTGTATTTAGAGCAGGGTAATGAATATGTATTTGATGCGTACGGTGAATGGCAAGATGGCGTAGAAAGTTGCGACTGGCTTGGTACTGAGCACAATAAGCAACGAACTACAGGCGATTTAATTCGGGCAACATCAAGCTTTTTAGGGAAATTTGAATCGTTAATTAAACGGTTTAGTAAAAATGTATCCACCGATTTTTTTGGTAGCAAACGGGTTGAAAATAAACCTTGGTTCGCCTTAATCGGGGCAATAGCAAACGACAGCGGACAAACCCATAAAGGCTTTACATTTAAGCATAGTAACGATTATCAACAAGTGGTAAAACACGATGGCAGTGCTATTCCGCATCAATATTTGCAACTCGCTGATCATCAAAAAAATAGACCATTACTTATCAATCATCCCGGATATTTATATTGCTTTGCCAACGACGCTTGGAGTTTTTATGAAAATAATAAAGGCTATATTGAATTAACTATAACTCGGGTAAAATAA
- a CDS encoding methylglyoxal synthase, with the protein MKYKTVTSGKYKNIALVAHDNMKPALMNWCNTHKDKLNQHSLYATGTTGSVLKNKAALDVTALISGPLGGDQQIGALITEQKIDMMIFFWDPLEAQPHDPDVKALLRLAAVWNIPVACNQSTADMLITSSLFDQEYEKSIPDYSSYLAART; encoded by the coding sequence ATGAAATATAAAACTGTCACCTCAGGTAAATATAAAAATATCGCTTTAGTTGCCCACGATAACATGAAGCCCGCCTTGATGAATTGGTGCAATACTCATAAAGATAAACTCAACCAACATAGCTTATACGCAACTGGTACTACCGGCTCTGTTTTAAAAAATAAAGCCGCCTTGGATGTAACTGCATTGATCAGTGGACCACTTGGCGGCGATCAACAAATTGGCGCACTGATCACCGAACAAAAAATAGATATGATGATTTTTTTCTGGGATCCACTAGAAGCACAGCCGCACGATCCTGATGTGAAAGCCCTGCTCCGCCTTGCCGCGGTATGGAATATTCCTGTTGCCTGTAATCAATCGACTGCAGATATGTTGATCACTTCCAGCTTATTTGATCAAGAGTATGAAAAATCTATTCCCGATTATTCGAGTTATTTAGCCGCAAGAACCTGA
- the nrdG gene encoding anaerobic ribonucleoside-triphosphate reductase activating protein has product MTFNCLPPTIVFQEVPNEISLCFSITGCQVGCKGCHSTELWNKNFGQALTNTNFQQWINKYQGLISTVLFMGGEWQKETLIEKLILAQNLGLKTCLYTGENTVNDEISKHLNYVKIGKWDPTKGGLNSPDTNQKFIDLTTGNTLNHLFIKKGIQHVAA; this is encoded by the coding sequence ATGACTTTTAATTGCTTACCACCAACAATAGTGTTTCAAGAGGTGCCAAATGAGATTAGTTTGTGCTTTAGCATTACTGGTTGCCAAGTTGGTTGCAAAGGTTGCCATAGCACGGAGCTTTGGAATAAAAATTTCGGCCAGGCGTTAACAAACACAAATTTTCAACAATGGATTAACAAATACCAAGGGCTAATTTCCACGGTGTTATTTATGGGGGGAGAATGGCAAAAAGAAACTCTTATAGAGAAGCTCATTTTAGCCCAAAACCTGGGACTAAAAACCTGCCTATATACTGGGGAAAATACTGTTAATGATGAAATCAGCAAACATTTAAATTATGTAAAAATTGGAAAATGGGATCCTACTAAGGGCGGATTAAATAGCCCTGACACAAATCAAAAATTCATTGATTTGACCACTGGTAACACTCTAAATCATCTATTTATAAAAAAAGGAATACAACATGTTGCGGCTTAG
- a CDS encoding SMC family ATPase, translated as MKLHKLTIQAFGPFAQTENIDFSDLGDNPLFLIDGPTGAGKSSILHAVCYALYGETTDEDRKDMSVRCDNAADETLTQLSLEFSIRGQHYRITRIPTQQRKAKRGEGFTEQKSEAHLVKLLDDNEEQTLVTKKVKDANEQIKIIVGLSAQQFRQVMVLPQGKFRELLLANSSERQAILSTLFQTEIYQRIEQLLKTKAGNIEREYARFKEQINEALSEVFVDGKESLIAAVSAAESKQEELNKAKLAVEQQRQHSNNKVEAAQGLAKLFASKAMKHNSLAQHVSQKEVVEQKRKQLTLAKQASFIALKYNVLKQSEVDLTSNAEQHQLAMQSQQQLALHLAQTTKQLETVTSQYQQRDHLVNQGTKLQGYKQTLAGLEQLYQQSKHCQEQEQYSVTKHSELKLQFNQYTQRSEKGLQVIHDLHQELQGKAQMVRIQQELQQQSNSLVALQLLNKNIANQQVKINQLASSFEQAKQQFSQATYNANHIEMLWHSNQAALLAQTLQADAPCPVCGSIEHPQPATSSAEMANANKEHVDTARAEQLKLNQIQSDADKKLSATKQELAQLEQQKQQLINELGADFDKTLAQINEALNVVNTQIFELETKESNLPKWQQKQQEMQEQLAPISKNITELEHSIPTLQANTVAAKTKLQTAEQALPEQYRNAAELEIAITNNKAQVEHLDINLRNAQQHHHKASNDSSAIDATIEQITASKILISERLKSHTTNWQQALSASIFDNDAAFKQAIMPNEIIEQIAGEIELFDNTLQGLNSGISVLAEQLKNKVEPNLAQLNAHLTEQQTLYKQAEEAWAIAQSQHRKLQDTLTKVTRIEAEQEDNKKQFEVIGTLASAASGKGNVKVSLERFVLGDLLDSVLAIASKRLHIMSKGQYRLVRQDEGTQKRNVTAGLDLAIDDAYTGKTRPVATLSGGESFMASLSLALGLSDVVQQRSGGIQLDTLFIDEGFGSLDQESLQLAIQTLIDLQATGRTIGIISHVSELKEQMALRIDVQSSRVGSSITTIGV; from the coding sequence ATGAAACTCCATAAGTTAACTATTCAGGCATTTGGCCCGTTCGCTCAGACCGAGAACATAGATTTTTCTGACTTAGGCGATAATCCATTATTCTTAATCGACGGCCCAACCGGAGCAGGTAAATCATCAATATTACATGCGGTTTGTTACGCCTTGTATGGCGAAACAACGGATGAAGACAGAAAAGACATGAGCGTGCGCTGTGACAATGCCGCAGATGAAACGCTAACCCAATTAAGCCTGGAGTTTTCAATTCGAGGCCAACATTATCGCATTACCCGCATCCCAACACAGCAACGCAAAGCCAAACGTGGCGAGGGTTTTACCGAACAAAAATCTGAAGCTCATTTGGTAAAATTACTTGATGATAATGAAGAACAAACTTTAGTCACTAAAAAGGTTAAAGACGCTAACGAGCAAATAAAAATAATTGTTGGTTTATCAGCACAGCAATTTCGACAAGTTATGGTATTACCGCAAGGAAAATTCAGAGAGCTTTTACTGGCTAATTCCAGTGAACGACAAGCCATTTTATCAACCTTGTTTCAAACTGAAATATACCAGCGTATAGAACAATTGTTAAAAACCAAAGCCGGTAATATTGAACGCGAATATGCTCGTTTTAAAGAGCAAATTAATGAAGCACTCAGTGAAGTATTCGTTGATGGTAAAGAAAGTTTAATTGCGGCAGTGAGTGCTGCTGAATCAAAACAAGAAGAGTTAAATAAGGCTAAACTCGCAGTAGAGCAACAACGCCAACATAGTAACAACAAAGTAGAAGCTGCCCAAGGTTTAGCGAAATTATTCGCCAGTAAAGCGATGAAGCATAACAGCTTAGCGCAACATGTTAGTCAAAAAGAGGTTGTTGAGCAAAAGCGTAAACAGCTGACTTTGGCAAAACAAGCTAGCTTTATTGCGCTTAAATATAATGTTCTAAAGCAGAGTGAAGTTGATTTAACCAGTAATGCTGAGCAACATCAATTAGCCATGCAAAGTCAGCAACAATTAGCTTTGCACCTTGCACAAACAACGAAACAACTAGAAACGGTAACAAGCCAATATCAACAACGGGATCACCTGGTTAATCAAGGAACTAAGTTGCAAGGTTACAAACAGACCTTGGCAGGTCTTGAACAGTTATACCAGCAGTCAAAACATTGCCAAGAGCAAGAGCAATACTCGGTTACAAAACACAGTGAACTAAAACTGCAATTTAACCAATACACTCAACGGAGTGAAAAAGGCTTACAGGTAATACATGACCTGCATCAAGAGTTGCAGGGCAAAGCACAAATGGTGCGCATTCAGCAAGAATTGCAGCAACAATCGAATAGTTTAGTTGCATTGCAACTACTTAATAAAAACATAGCCAACCAGCAAGTTAAAATTAACCAGCTAGCGAGCTCATTTGAGCAAGCAAAACAACAATTTTCGCAAGCAACGTATAATGCAAACCATATTGAGATGCTATGGCATTCAAACCAGGCAGCTCTTCTTGCACAAACACTACAGGCAGACGCGCCATGTCCTGTTTGTGGCTCAATTGAACATCCACAGCCGGCAACCAGTTCAGCCGAAATGGCGAACGCCAATAAAGAGCATGTAGATACGGCTAGAGCAGAACAACTAAAGTTAAATCAAATCCAAAGTGACGCTGATAAAAAGCTAAGTGCAACGAAACAAGAGCTAGCTCAATTAGAGCAACAAAAACAACAGTTAATTAATGAACTTGGTGCAGATTTTGATAAAACATTGGCGCAGATAAACGAGGCGCTTAACGTTGTGAATACACAAATTTTTGAGTTAGAAACGAAAGAAAGCAACTTGCCTAAATGGCAACAAAAACAGCAAGAAATGCAAGAGCAGTTAGCTCCAATAAGTAAAAATATCACCGAGCTAGAACACAGTATTCCTACATTGCAGGCCAATACTGTTGCAGCAAAGACAAAGTTGCAAACAGCAGAGCAGGCACTACCTGAGCAATATAGAAACGCGGCAGAGCTCGAAATTGCAATTACCAACAACAAGGCCCAGGTTGAACATCTAGATATTAATCTACGTAATGCTCAGCAACACCACCATAAAGCAAGCAACGACAGTAGTGCTATAGATGCCACCATTGAGCAAATAACTGCAAGCAAAATATTAATATCTGAAAGACTTAAATCACATACAACAAACTGGCAGCAAGCTTTAAGCGCCAGTATATTTGATAATGATGCCGCATTTAAGCAAGCAATAATGCCAAATGAAATAATTGAACAGATAGCAGGCGAAATTGAATTGTTTGATAATACCTTGCAGGGCTTAAACAGTGGGATATCGGTACTGGCAGAGCAGTTAAAGAATAAAGTTGAGCCAAATTTAGCGCAACTCAATGCGCACTTAACAGAACAACAAACCCTATATAAACAAGCTGAAGAAGCTTGGGCAATCGCTCAAAGTCAACACCGCAAACTACAAGATACGTTAACTAAAGTAACCCGTATTGAAGCCGAGCAAGAAGATAATAAAAAGCAGTTTGAAGTCATTGGCACCCTAGCCAGCGCAGCTTCAGGCAAAGGTAATGTAAAAGTTTCTCTAGAGCGTTTTGTCTTAGGAGATTTGCTGGATTCCGTTTTGGCTATTGCAAGTAAACGATTGCATATAATGAGTAAAGGCCAATATCGACTTGTTCGCCAAGATGAAGGCACACAAAAGCGTAATGTTACCGCAGGATTAGATTTAGCAATAGATGATGCTTACACCGGTAAAACACGACCTGTTGCTACACTTTCTGGTGGTGAATCATTTATGGCTTCGCTTTCATTAGCTTTAGGCTTAAGCGATGTTGTGCAGCAGCGCTCAGGTGGTATTCAATTAGATACCTTGTTTATTGATGAAGGTTTTGGCTCTCTTGATCAAGAGTCATTGCAACTTGCCATTCAAACCTTAATTGATTTACAGGCAACCGGTAGAACTATCGGTATTATCTCGCATGTGTCAGAGCTGAAAGAACAAATGGCACTACGTATTGATGTACAAAGTAGCAGAGTGGGCAGTTCAATAACGACGATTGGAGTATAA